In Rhodothermales bacterium, a single window of DNA contains:
- the rbfA gene encoding 30S ribosome-binding factor RbfA — protein sequence MSIRTERVASLFQREIAGILSSEFSDQLQPMVTVTGVRVTPDLGIAYVNVSVMGSSTSEKQGALAVLKDLTPRIRGSLGKAVRHQVRNIPELRFFLDESLDNALHMDELFGRIRKERARRGIEDDE from the coding sequence ATGAGTATCCGGACAGAGCGGGTTGCCAGCCTGTTTCAACGTGAAATCGCCGGCATCCTGTCATCGGAGTTCAGCGACCAACTGCAACCCATGGTCACCGTGACGGGTGTTCGCGTAACGCCCGACCTGGGGATCGCGTACGTTAACGTGTCCGTCATGGGATCATCGACTTCCGAGAAACAGGGGGCATTGGCGGTACTCAAGGACCTTACCCCACGCATCCGTGGCAGCCTCGGTAAAGCCGTCCGCCACCAGGTCCGGAATATACCCGAGTTGCGTTTTTTCCTGGATGAGTCGCTCGACAACGCCCTCCACATGGACGAACTGTTCGGACGCATCCGAAAGGAACGGGCCCGTCGTGGAATTGAAGACGATGAATGA
- the truB gene encoding tRNA pseudouridine(55) synthase TruB has translation MELKTMNDRPDVPPVLEYPDRPESWDPLILLIDKPKGLSSFDIIRQLRRISPIRKIGHAGTLDPMATGLVICLSGRATKQMSRFMDMDKTYSGTIRLGQSTPSYDAETEPVDVGDASTVDWDDIQAARQAFLGEITQETPMYSAAKVGGERLYKKARRGETVQRAPRHVRIDVFDITERRGNDIDFRVVCSKGTYIRSLAHEMGQRLGTGGHLTALRRESIGPYNVARAWPLDELTSSA, from the coding sequence GTGGAATTGAAGACGATGAATGATCGACCGGACGTGCCGCCTGTTCTGGAATATCCGGACAGGCCGGAGTCCTGGGATCCGCTGATTCTGTTGATCGACAAGCCGAAAGGGCTGTCGTCATTCGACATCATTCGTCAGTTGCGCAGGATATCGCCCATCCGGAAAATCGGGCATGCGGGTACGCTCGATCCGATGGCGACGGGGTTGGTCATTTGCCTGTCCGGGCGAGCCACCAAGCAGATGTCCCGGTTCATGGATATGGACAAAACCTACTCGGGCACCATCCGGTTGGGACAGTCAACGCCCTCGTACGATGCCGAAACCGAACCCGTTGATGTCGGCGATGCGTCGACAGTTGACTGGGACGACATCCAGGCGGCGCGACAGGCCTTCCTCGGTGAGATCACGCAGGAAACGCCCATGTACTCTGCTGCGAAGGTGGGTGGTGAGCGTCTCTACAAGAAGGCACGAAGAGGTGAGACCGTGCAACGGGCTCCCCGGCACGTGCGGATTGACGTTTTCGACATCACGGAGCGGCGCGGGAATGACATCGACTTCCGGGTCGTATGCTCCAAGGGAACGTATATCCGGTCATTGGCACACGAAATGGGTCAACGACTGGGCACCGGGGGCCACTTGACCGCATTGAGGCGCGAGTCCATCGGGCCGTACAACGTGGCCCGAGCGTGGCCGCTGGACGAATTGACATCATCGGCATGA
- a CDS encoding bifunctional riboflavin kinase/FAD synthetase, with protein sequence MITFRHTVEADLKSGCIVTMGSFDGLHLGHQTLLEATRKEAERRGLPAVMVTFDPHPREVLTGRRASLLTTVAERSRLARQFGMDGVSVLAFTSDVAALDPDVFVRRVLLDGLNMKGTVVGHDHHFGRGRTGNVVVLRELSADLGFEVTALPALTTDGQVISSSRIRVALGMGDVHDANDLLGYAYGLTGTVVHGAGRGRTIGFPTANLQSEDERKVVPDRGVYAVHVYLDDGSVHDGMMNIGYRPTFGGTGMHLEVNILDWSGDLYGREVRVEYAQRIRSERKFDGIEALVAQLNEDRERCRAALR encoded by the coding sequence ATGATCACGTTCAGACATACGGTGGAGGCCGACCTGAAGTCCGGTTGCATCGTGACCATGGGCAGTTTTGACGGATTGCACCTCGGGCATCAGACGTTATTGGAAGCCACCCGGAAAGAGGCCGAACGACGGGGGTTGCCGGCCGTCATGGTCACGTTCGATCCACACCCGCGGGAAGTCCTGACCGGGCGTCGTGCGTCGCTCCTGACAACCGTTGCGGAACGATCCCGTTTGGCTCGCCAGTTCGGTATGGATGGCGTCTCCGTCTTGGCGTTCACGTCTGATGTCGCCGCGCTGGATCCCGACGTCTTTGTGCGTCGCGTGTTGCTGGATGGCCTGAACATGAAGGGTACCGTCGTCGGGCATGACCATCACTTCGGCCGGGGAAGGACGGGAAACGTCGTTGTCCTGCGGGAGCTTTCCGCTGACCTCGGGTTCGAAGTGACAGCGCTGCCCGCGCTCACCACGGACGGGCAAGTCATTTCGTCTTCCAGGATCCGGGTCGCGCTCGGCATGGGGGACGTGCACGATGCCAACGACCTGCTCGGCTATGCCTATGGCCTGACGGGTACGGTCGTTCATGGAGCAGGGCGCGGACGGACCATCGGTTTCCCGACCGCCAATCTGCAGTCCGAAGATGAGCGGAAAGTCGTCCCGGACCGGGGCGTGTACGCCGTGCATGTATATCTGGACGACGGATCCGTGCACGACGGCATGATGAATATCGGCTATCGCCCCACGTTCGGGGGTACAGGGATGCACCTCGAGGTGAACATCCTGGACTGGAGCGGCGATCTGTACGGGCGTGAAGTTCGGGTGGAATATGCCCAACGGATTCGTTCCGAGCGCAAATTCGATGGAATAGAGGCTCTTGTGGCGCAACTAAACGAAGACCGGGAGCGTTGCAGGGCCGCACTCAGGTGA
- the rpsO gene encoding 30S ribosomal protein S15, translating into MISKDDKQELIDKYGKGPSDTGTPEVQIAIFSKRINELTEHLKAHSKDHSTRRGLLQLVGKRRRLLNYLMDRDIERYRTIIAELGIRK; encoded by the coding sequence ATGATTTCGAAAGACGATAAACAGGAGCTTATCGACAAGTACGGCAAAGGGCCGTCCGATACGGGTACTCCTGAAGTGCAGATCGCGATTTTCAGCAAGCGGATCAATGAGCTGACCGAGCATCTCAAGGCGCATTCAAAGGATCACTCCACGCGTCGCGGGTTGCTTCAGCTGGTCGGCAAGCGTCGTCGCCTCCTCAATTATTTGATGGACAGGGACATTGAACGCTACCGGACCATCATCGCTGAATTGGGCATCCGCAAGTAA
- the pnp gene encoding polyribonucleotide nucleotidyltransferase — protein MSEAIVRDVEFAPGKVISLETGRLAKLASGSVVARMGDTMVLCTVVVDKNIKEGQSWFPLTVDYREKFSAIGKFPGGFIKREGRPTDKEVLTSRLIDRPVRPLFPDGFMNEVQIIATVISADEENDGDVIAAVGSSAALLLSGAPFDGPIAEVRIGRIDGTFIVNPTLSESEESDFDLIVAGKLDALVMVEGEMDEASEDDMLEALEVAHAAIKKLCQLQIDLAEAFGVTPIEYSTVATPSELIEKVRGMVSAKIDAHIRKPYNKESFYGGMDEIKAETVEALLGAGDDAVEATPEGWKKGDIKSAVSVVERDVMREMIMADGMRIDGRGLKDIRNIWCEVGYLPRVHGSSIFTRGETQVLASVTLGTGRDVQAVDQVFDQTDRDFYLHYSFPPFCTGEAKFLRGTSRREVGHGYLAERALAGMLPDKTEFPYTIRINADVLESNGSSSMASVCSGSMALMDAGVPIHKPVSGIAMGLISDGKRFSVLSDILGTEDHLGDMDFKVTGTRDGITACQMDIKVDGLSRELLSQALHQAKEGRLHILDIMDSAISQPREDLSRYAPRLTQITIDPSFIGAVIGPGGKIIQGIQRDTNTTVEITEEDGLGFVTISAVNGDDAARALEIIKGIVTQPEEGEEYEGTVRKVEGFGAIVEILPGKEGLLHVSELDWGYVSNVDEYVQVGDKIKVKLIEVRDDGKLRFSRKPFIEKPEGYEERPPREDRGDRDRGGRGGGRDGRRGGGGGRDRR, from the coding sequence ATGTCAGAAGCTATTGTCCGGGACGTCGAGTTTGCTCCCGGAAAAGTCATTTCCCTCGAGACGGGCCGCCTGGCCAAGTTGGCCAGTGGATCGGTCGTTGCCCGCATGGGAGATACGATGGTCCTGTGTACCGTCGTTGTGGACAAGAACATCAAGGAAGGCCAGAGTTGGTTTCCGCTCACGGTAGACTACCGCGAGAAATTCTCCGCCATCGGCAAGTTTCCGGGTGGATTCATCAAACGGGAAGGACGCCCGACCGACAAGGAGGTCCTGACGTCCCGGCTGATTGACCGCCCGGTCCGTCCGCTTTTCCCGGACGGCTTCATGAATGAAGTCCAGATCATTGCGACCGTCATTTCGGCCGACGAAGAGAATGACGGAGACGTCATTGCCGCCGTCGGAAGCTCCGCGGCACTCTTGCTCTCAGGAGCTCCTTTCGATGGTCCGATCGCGGAAGTCCGCATTGGACGTATTGACGGCACATTCATTGTCAACCCGACCCTGAGTGAGTCGGAAGAGTCCGATTTCGACCTGATCGTTGCCGGCAAGCTGGATGCGCTCGTCATGGTCGAGGGGGAAATGGATGAAGCCTCGGAAGACGACATGCTGGAAGCCCTTGAAGTCGCTCATGCGGCCATCAAGAAGCTCTGTCAGTTGCAGATCGATCTCGCTGAAGCGTTCGGCGTGACCCCCATTGAGTACAGCACGGTTGCTACTCCATCCGAGCTCATTGAGAAGGTCCGTGGCATGGTGTCCGCGAAGATCGATGCCCACATCCGCAAGCCGTACAACAAGGAATCGTTCTACGGCGGCATGGACGAAATCAAGGCGGAAACCGTCGAGGCGTTGCTGGGTGCGGGTGACGATGCAGTGGAAGCCACGCCGGAAGGCTGGAAGAAAGGCGATATCAAGTCGGCCGTTTCGGTGGTTGAACGCGATGTCATGCGGGAAATGATCATGGCGGACGGCATGCGTATTGACGGCCGTGGCCTGAAGGACATCCGCAACATCTGGTGCGAAGTGGGCTATTTGCCCCGCGTCCATGGATCCTCCATCTTCACCCGTGGAGAAACCCAGGTCCTCGCCAGCGTCACGCTCGGAACAGGCCGGGACGTCCAGGCTGTGGATCAGGTCTTCGACCAGACCGATCGTGATTTCTACCTGCATTACAGTTTCCCGCCGTTCTGTACCGGTGAAGCCAAATTCCTTCGCGGCACCAGCCGTCGGGAAGTGGGTCACGGTTACCTGGCCGAGCGCGCCCTTGCCGGCATGCTGCCCGACAAGACGGAATTCCCGTACACCATCCGGATCAATGCGGATGTGCTGGAATCCAATGGTTCATCCTCAATGGCCTCGGTCTGCTCCGGCTCCATGGCCCTGATGGACGCGGGTGTACCTATCCATAAGCCCGTCAGCGGTATTGCCATGGGGCTCATTTCGGATGGGAAGCGGTTCTCGGTACTGTCCGATATCCTGGGTACGGAAGATCACCTGGGAGACATGGACTTCAAGGTGACCGGTACCCGCGACGGGATCACGGCGTGCCAGATGGACATCAAGGTGGACGGTTTGTCCCGTGAACTGCTGTCCCAGGCCCTGCATCAGGCCAAGGAAGGCCGCCTGCACATCCTGGACATCATGGACAGTGCCATCAGCCAGCCCCGTGAAGACCTTTCACGGTATGCTCCCCGACTGACCCAGATCACGATTGACCCGAGCTTCATTGGCGCGGTCATCGGACCGGGCGGCAAGATCATCCAGGGTATCCAGCGCGATACCAACACGACGGTTGAAATCACGGAAGAGGACGGCCTCGGTTTCGTGACCATTTCCGCTGTGAACGGTGACGATGCGGCACGTGCCCTCGAAATCATCAAGGGTATCGTAACCCAGCCGGAAGAAGGCGAGGAGTACGAAGGCACCGTCCGGAAGGTCGAAGGCTTCGGTGCCATCGTTGAAATCCTGCCCGGAAAGGAAGGTCTCCTGCATGTTTCCGAACTGGATTGGGGCTACGTCTCCAACGTGGACGAATATGTCCAGGTGGGCGACAAGATCAAGGTCAAGCTCATTGAAGTCCGGGATGATGGCAAGCTGCGCTTCAGCCGCAAGCCCTTCATCGAAAAACCCGAAGGCTACGAAGAGCGTCCCCCGCGTGAAGACCGGGGAGATCGTGATCGTGGTGGTCGCGGCGGTGGTCGTGACGGCCGTCGTGGCGGTGGTGGCGGACGCGATCGTCGCTAG
- a CDS encoding pitrilysin family protein codes for MFEKTILENGVRVLTERIPSVRSISIGAWVGVGSRHEHEDEGGICHFIEHMVFKGTIHRRMHHIAQRMENVGGYLNAFTSKEYTCFYARALDEHLPRAIDTVCDLVLYPSLPEKEIEREKDVVIEEMRMYDDTPEDRIFDLVDTVVYPDHAMGRPVIGREDTVRSMTRDGLSGFMDRNFVPNRMVIAVAGNVDHARTVKLVEKVFRKSDRRPVSPEIIPVPSTAPARTLIDQRPVQQAHLVLASRAYHVHDPRRAALSVLNTLLGGGMSSRLNQNIREKYGYCYNIYSYVNLHSDAGDFGVYMGTDAKHIDHAERLIFRELDKLAQKPVSERMLERSKSQVKGGIMLGLESMGSRMMRIGRQELYYDAYFSLDEILEMIDTVTVDDVRSVAEDLFGRDRFSTVRLIPQSA; via the coding sequence ATGTTCGAAAAAACCATACTTGAGAATGGCGTCCGCGTCCTGACGGAGCGCATCCCTTCGGTCCGAAGCATCAGCATCGGAGCCTGGGTCGGGGTGGGCAGCCGGCATGAGCATGAAGATGAGGGGGGGATCTGTCACTTCATCGAACACATGGTGTTCAAGGGCACGATCCATCGCCGCATGCATCATATTGCCCAACGGATGGAGAACGTGGGCGGCTACCTGAATGCCTTCACCTCGAAAGAGTACACGTGTTTCTATGCCCGCGCACTCGATGAGCACCTGCCGCGCGCCATCGATACCGTGTGTGACTTGGTTCTGTATCCGTCCCTGCCTGAAAAAGAGATCGAACGCGAAAAAGACGTCGTGATCGAGGAAATGCGAATGTATGACGATACCCCCGAGGATCGCATCTTCGACCTCGTGGACACGGTGGTCTACCCGGATCACGCCATGGGCCGACCGGTGATCGGGCGGGAGGATACGGTCCGATCCATGACGCGGGACGGGCTGTCGGGATTCATGGACCGGAATTTCGTGCCAAACCGGATGGTCATTGCCGTGGCCGGCAATGTGGATCATGCGCGTACGGTCAAACTGGTCGAAAAGGTGTTCCGGAAATCGGACCGGCGGCCCGTATCGCCGGAAATCATCCCGGTCCCGTCGACCGCTCCGGCACGTACGCTTATTGACCAACGGCCCGTCCAACAGGCCCATCTGGTACTTGCGTCTCGGGCCTATCACGTACACGATCCCCGGCGGGCTGCACTTTCGGTGCTCAATACCCTGCTGGGTGGAGGCATGTCCAGCCGATTGAACCAGAACATCCGTGAGAAATACGGCTATTGCTACAATATTTACTCCTATGTGAACCTGCACTCGGACGCGGGTGACTTCGGTGTCTACATGGGTACGGATGCCAAGCACATTGATCACGCGGAAAGACTCATTTTCCGGGAATTGGACAAGCTGGCCCAGAAGCCGGTCTCCGAACGGATGCTTGAACGGTCGAAAAGTCAGGTGAAAGGCGGTATCATGCTCGGCCTGGAAAGCATGGGAAGCCGGATGATGCGGATTGGTCGACAGGAATTGTATTACGATGCCTATTTTTCTCTCGATGAAATACTTGAAATGATCGATACGGTGACGGTGGACGACGTTCGCAGCGTTGCCGAGGATCTTTTCGGAAGGGATCGTTTCTCAACCGTGCGACTCATTCCCCAATCAGCATGA
- a CDS encoding NAD-dependent epimerase/dehydratase family protein, which yields MTILVTGGAGFIGSHVAEALLGRGHDVHILDDLSGGKRENVPSGATFHEMDIRSADVQDLWNTHRFSVMYHLAAQMDVRKSVADPRFDADVNIGGFLNLMEAGRQNGLKKVVFSSTGGAIYGEPDHVPQDESHALQPLSPYGITKLCTEKYLYFYQQTYGVDFVALRYGNVYGPRQNPHGEAGVVAIFAERMLDGVQPIINGDGGQTRDYVHVFDVVRANLAALEHAGSGIFNIGTAVETDVNALFRIIRDTVAPDMEEQHGPAKPGEQLRSVLSWALAHQELGWRPEISVEAGMKATAEWFRDRR from the coding sequence ATGACCATACTTGTAACAGGCGGAGCCGGCTTCATCGGATCGCATGTGGCGGAGGCCCTCCTTGGCCGGGGACACGATGTCCACATCCTGGATGATCTATCCGGTGGAAAACGGGAAAACGTGCCCTCGGGAGCGACCTTTCACGAAATGGATATCCGCAGCGCAGACGTGCAAGATCTATGGAACACCCACAGATTCAGCGTCATGTATCATCTGGCGGCCCAGATGGATGTCCGGAAATCCGTCGCCGATCCGCGTTTTGATGCGGACGTCAACATCGGGGGCTTCCTGAATCTCATGGAAGCCGGACGCCAGAACGGTCTGAAGAAGGTGGTCTTTTCGTCTACAGGGGGCGCCATTTACGGTGAACCCGACCATGTACCGCAGGATGAAAGCCATGCGCTGCAACCGCTTTCTCCATACGGCATCACAAAGCTCTGTACAGAAAAGTACCTCTATTTCTACCAGCAGACTTACGGAGTGGATTTCGTTGCATTGCGTTATGGCAATGTGTACGGACCCCGCCAGAATCCGCATGGAGAGGCTGGCGTCGTGGCCATTTTCGCCGAACGTATGTTGGACGGAGTGCAACCGATCATCAACGGCGATGGAGGCCAGACCCGGGACTACGTCCATGTATTCGACGTCGTGAGAGCGAATCTGGCAGCCCTCGAGCACGCAGGGTCAGGCATCTTCAACATCGGAACGGCTGTTGAGACCGATGTGAATGCCCTGTTCCGCATCATCCGGGACACCGTGGCACCGGATATGGAGGAACAGCATGGGCCGGCGAAGCCGGGAGAGCAGCTCCGTTCCGTCCTGTCCTGGGCCCTCGCTCACCAGGAGTTGGGATGGCGCCCGGAAATCTCCGTTGAGGCCGGCATGAAGGCAACGGCAGAATGGTTCAGGGACCGCCGATAG
- a CDS encoding segregation/condensation protein A has product MYRIQLQQFEGPLDLLLFFIRRDELDVHDIPIARIADEFLEYVHYMKEVDLDGVGDFLYMAAVLINIKTRMLLPSPQVDEEGEPMDPRAELVERLMEYIRFKEASELLAREFEDRLSRHTRGLASAPEMPVRDPQDELVDATVFDLISALKRVLVDAPDEWVHQVEVEAYSLDEQQQFLRETLVRGERASFVALATGRSKPFIITTFLAVLELARTGEIDIFIGGQADDFQIALA; this is encoded by the coding sequence ATGTACAGGATCCAACTCCAGCAATTCGAGGGTCCGCTGGACCTGCTGCTGTTCTTCATCCGGAGGGACGAGTTGGATGTGCACGACATTCCGATTGCCCGGATTGCCGATGAGTTCCTGGAGTACGTCCACTACATGAAGGAGGTGGACCTGGATGGGGTTGGTGACTTCCTGTACATGGCCGCTGTTCTCATCAACATCAAGACCCGGATGCTCCTGCCGTCTCCCCAGGTGGACGAGGAAGGTGAGCCCATGGATCCCAGGGCGGAGCTGGTTGAGCGCCTCATGGAATACATCCGGTTCAAGGAAGCCTCCGAGCTCCTGGCCAGGGAGTTCGAGGACCGGTTGTCCCGCCACACACGGGGATTGGCATCGGCCCCGGAGATGCCCGTCCGGGATCCACAGGACGAACTCGTCGACGCGACCGTATTCGACTTGATCTCTGCCCTCAAGCGGGTGTTGGTGGATGCACCTGATGAATGGGTGCATCAGGTGGAGGTCGAAGCCTATTCACTGGATGAGCAACAGCAGTTCCTGCGCGAGACCCTGGTTCGCGGAGAACGGGCATCGTTCGTGGCGCTGGCCACAGGCCGGAGCAAGCCCTTCATCATTACGACGTTCCTGGCCGTACTCGAACTGGCTCGTACCGGTGAAATTGATATCTTCATTGGCGGACAGGCCGATGATTTCCAGATTGCACTCGCATGA
- the scpB gene encoding SMC-Scp complex subunit ScpB, with protein sequence MTTDDATPTPNEQGNQGRIQGLGATRLEMAVEALIFASDEPVPAAQLAKAYSDVTGEALPAPDDIAGIVESINGLYERTGRSFRIAQWGGGYRFATVPDVAPFVEVLVDTSSRKRLSRTLMETLAIMAYRQPTTRSDIEFVRGVDCDYAIRKLMEYGLVDVMGRSEGLGRPLLYGTTDRFLDLFGLASIGNLPNLREIEAILDDPAFQKEKAKLLMTAGLQQHADPGAETWNDADGEEE encoded by the coding sequence ATGACCACCGACGACGCCACACCGACACCGAATGAGCAGGGAAACCAGGGCCGCATCCAGGGGCTCGGGGCCACGCGGTTGGAGATGGCTGTGGAGGCGCTCATCTTTGCCTCCGACGAACCGGTTCCGGCAGCGCAATTGGCGAAGGCCTATTCGGATGTCACTGGAGAAGCCTTGCCTGCGCCCGATGATATAGCGGGAATCGTGGAATCCATCAATGGACTCTACGAGCGCACCGGACGTTCATTCCGGATTGCACAGTGGGGAGGTGGTTACCGGTTTGCTACCGTGCCGGATGTAGCTCCGTTTGTTGAAGTATTGGTAGATACATCGTCACGCAAGCGATTGTCGCGCACGCTCATGGAGACGCTTGCCATAATGGCTTACAGGCAGCCGACAACGCGCAGTGATATTGAATTCGTTCGGGGTGTGGATTGTGATTATGCCATCCGCAAGCTCATGGAGTATGGTCTCGTGGATGTAATGGGACGGTCCGAAGGATTGGGGCGTCCGCTGCTGTACGGCACCACGGATCGCTTCCTGGACCTTTTTGGATTGGCATCCATAGGCAACTTGCCGAATCTCAGGGAGATTGAAGCCATTCTTGATGATCCGGCGTTCCAGAAAGAAAAGGCGAAGTTGCTCATGACAGCCGGGTTGCAACAACACGCCGACCCCGGTGCTGAGACATGGAACGATGCTGACGGAGAAGAGGAATGA
- a CDS encoding pseudouridine synthase yields the protein MQPVRRRGKPEAKGKEPVIKRPFKADDEVRLNRFIARSGVCSRREADTLIAAGQVSVNGAVVTELGTKVTPRDRVDVHGRRVVPVHLEYLLMNKSGDTITTTDDERGRTSVMDLIKDPALEKIGLFPVGRLDRHTTGVLLLTNDGDLAHRLMHPRYTIEKMYVAELEQEVTDEQLEALASGIELEDGPAKADRVARLPGGSRRVVGLSIHEGRNRQVRRMFESLGHRVRQLERVQYAGLTTDGVRKGKWRRLSRDEVAALYRKVKL from the coding sequence ATGCAACCTGTCCGGCGACGGGGCAAACCGGAAGCAAAAGGAAAAGAACCCGTCATCAAGCGCCCGTTCAAGGCAGACGATGAAGTCCGATTGAATCGATTCATTGCCCGCAGTGGCGTTTGTTCACGACGGGAAGCCGATACCCTGATTGCGGCCGGGCAGGTGTCGGTAAATGGCGCCGTCGTAACCGAACTGGGTACCAAAGTGACGCCCCGCGACCGCGTGGATGTGCATGGGCGGCGTGTCGTGCCCGTACATCTCGAGTATCTCCTCATGAACAAATCGGGCGACACGATCACGACGACGGACGATGAACGGGGGCGAACCTCGGTCATGGACCTGATCAAGGATCCGGCACTGGAGAAAATCGGGCTTTTTCCTGTTGGCCGCCTGGATCGGCATACCACCGGTGTCCTGCTGCTCACCAATGACGGAGACCTGGCCCACCGGCTCATGCATCCCCGGTACACCATCGAGAAGATGTATGTGGCGGAGTTGGAGCAGGAGGTGACAGACGAGCAGTTGGAGGCCCTTGCGTCCGGCATCGAATTGGAAGATGGACCGGCAAAAGCAGACCGCGTCGCCCGCCTTCCCGGTGGCTCTCGGCGGGTGGTCGGACTGTCCATTCATGAAGGCCGCAATCGTCAAGTACGACGCATGTTCGAATCCCTCGGACATCGCGTCCGGCAATTGGAGCGCGTCCAGTATGCCGGCCTGACCACCGACGGCGTACGGAAGGGGAAATGGCGGCGACTTTCACGCGATGAAGTTGCTGCACTCTACAGAAAAGTAAAATTATGA
- the guaB gene encoding IMP dehydrogenase, with the protein MPEKFRGEGLTYDDVLLVPAASNIMPRDVNTSSRLTRRIRLNLPIISAAMDTVTESNLAIALAREGGVGVLHKNMSIDQQAAEVRRVKRSESGMILDPITLLPTDTLSDAWAIMARYSIGGIPIVDEGGVLVGIVTNRDLRFQTDGSQRLGDIMTGAPLVTAPSGTTLQAAETLLQQHKIEKLPVVDNEGRLTGLITFKDIQKKRQFPNACKDEHGRLRVGAAVGITGDIVDRVSALVEAAVDFITIDTAHGHSKGVIDAVRLVKKTFPELDVIAGNVATAEATEDLIAAGADGIKIGIGPGSICTTRVVAGVGVPQLSAVLECAKAAAALDIPVIADGGIKQTGEIPKALAAGASSVMIGGMFARVEESPGETILFEGRKYKSYRGMGSLSAMQAGSKDRYFQDVEDDIKKLVPEGIEGRVPYGGTLHEVVYQMAGGLRAAMGYTGCATVQELFEKAQFVRISAASFVESHPHNIAITKEAPNYNTRT; encoded by the coding sequence ATGCCCGAGAAATTCAGGGGGGAGGGACTCACGTATGACGATGTCCTGCTCGTTCCCGCCGCATCGAACATCATGCCGCGCGACGTAAATACGTCGTCCCGGCTTACGCGTCGCATCCGACTGAATCTTCCCATCATTTCGGCGGCCATGGATACCGTCACGGAGTCCAATCTGGCCATTGCGCTGGCGCGAGAGGGAGGCGTCGGTGTATTGCACAAGAACATGTCCATTGACCAGCAGGCCGCTGAAGTCAGGCGCGTCAAACGCTCCGAGAGTGGCATGATCCTGGACCCCATCACGCTGCTTCCGACCGATACCCTTTCGGACGCTTGGGCCATCATGGCTCGCTATTCCATCGGGGGCATTCCGATTGTCGACGAGGGCGGTGTCCTGGTGGGCATTGTCACGAACCGGGACTTGCGGTTCCAGACCGACGGCAGCCAACGACTGGGGGATATCATGACGGGGGCTCCGTTGGTCACAGCGCCGTCAGGAACGACGCTCCAGGCCGCGGAGACTCTGTTGCAGCAACACAAGATCGAGAAACTGCCGGTTGTGGACAACGAGGGCCGTCTTACGGGCCTTATCACGTTCAAGGACATCCAGAAGAAGCGGCAATTCCCGAATGCCTGCAAGGATGAGCACGGGCGATTGCGTGTCGGGGCCGCAGTAGGGATTACCGGCGACATCGTGGATCGGGTCAGTGCCCTTGTCGAGGCGGCGGTGGATTTCATCACGATCGATACGGCGCACGGGCACAGCAAGGGCGTGATCGATGCCGTGCGGCTTGTCAAAAAAACGTTCCCGGAGCTCGATGTGATTGCCGGAAACGTGGCGACGGCGGAAGCCACCGAGGATCTGATTGCAGCCGGAGCCGATGGCATAAAGATCGGAATCGGGCCCGGGTCCATCTGTACGACCCGGGTGGTTGCCGGTGTAGGGGTGCCACAGCTGAGTGCCGTCCTGGAATGCGCCAAGGCCGCGGCCGCCCTGGATATCCCGGTCATTGCGGACGGTGGTATCAAACAGACGGGAGAAATCCCGAAGGCACTCGCCGCCGGGGCCTCCAGTGTCATGATCGGAGGCATGTTCGCCCGTGTGGAAGAGAGTCCGGGGGAGACCATTCTTTTCGAAGGACGGAAATACAAGAGCTATCGCGGTATGGGCTCGTTGAGTGCCATGCAGGCGGGCAGCAAGGACCGGTATTTCCAGGATGTCGAAGATGATATCAAGAAACTCGTGCCAGAGGGCATTGAAGGGCGGGTGCCCTACGGTGGAACGCTGCATGAAGTCGTCTACCAGATGGCGGGGGGATTGCGGGCAGCCATGGGCTACACCGGTTGCGCGACCGTGCAGGAACTGTTCGAGAAGGCCCAGTTTGTCCGTATATCGGCGGCTTCCTTCGTGGAGAGCCACCCGCATAACATTGCCATCACGAAAGAGGCGCCGAATTACAATACCCGGACGTGA